One window from the genome of Rhodococcus sp. ABRD24 encodes:
- a CDS encoding TetR/AcrR family transcriptional regulator: MSMDDLRVSDEDLTAKARIRNAALELFAEQGADRVSMRAVAAAAGVTVGLVQHHFKTKEGLRNAVDQLIVDYHAQAIAQAPDEGSPAHIAAARDRSVRHMFETHPAVVNYVRRAMLDPASDNGRLFARLTDLSRSEIVKARESGLASTHRPESTQVIEIMVRQLGQLFLQPMVDVIWDRLSGPNAPADDKPELTVSIRRPDRVAPGRSDD; encoded by the coding sequence ATGTCCATGGACGATCTACGCGTGAGTGACGAGGATCTGACCGCGAAGGCGCGGATCCGGAACGCGGCACTCGAGCTGTTTGCGGAGCAGGGGGCAGATCGGGTCTCCATGCGTGCCGTCGCGGCGGCGGCAGGTGTCACCGTCGGGCTCGTGCAGCATCACTTCAAGACAAAGGAGGGCCTGCGGAACGCGGTCGACCAACTCATCGTCGACTACCACGCGCAGGCAATCGCGCAGGCTCCGGACGAAGGGAGCCCGGCGCACATCGCGGCCGCCCGCGACCGGTCCGTACGACACATGTTCGAGACCCATCCGGCGGTGGTGAATTACGTACGACGAGCGATGCTGGATCCGGCGAGTGACAACGGTCGACTTTTCGCCCGGCTCACCGATCTCAGCCGCAGCGAGATCGTCAAAGCGCGGGAGTCCGGTCTCGCTTCCACGCACCGGCCGGAGTCCACGCAGGTCATCGAGATCATGGTGCGACAGCTCGGACAACTCTTCCTGCAGCCCATGGTCGACGTGATCTGGGATCGGCTGTCCGGCCCGAATGCACCCGCCGACGACAAACCCGAACTCACGGTGTCGATTCGACGTCCCGACCGGGTGGCGCCGGGACGCTCCGACGACTGA
- a CDS encoding glutamate decarboxylase, whose product MSKHHHHSRDVISPAYTGRLATNPIPALRLPSHEMDPQAAYRFIHDELMLDGSSRLNLATFVTTWMDPEAGTLMAETFDKNLIDKDEYPATSAIEQRCVNMVAALFNAPGLSDTDPASATGVSTIGSSEAVMLAGLALKWRWRKARERAGFDATKPRLVMGSNVQVVWEKFCRYFDVEPVYLPMEPGRYVITPEQVAAAVDENTIGVVAILGTTYTGELEPVEEIAEALDRIAASGGPDVPLHVDAASGGFVVPFLDPDLLWDFRIPRVVSINVSGHKYGLTYPGIGFVVWRDSEQLPEELVFRVNYLGGDMPTFTLNFSRPGNQIVGQYYNFLRLGHAGYRNIMKSLRSTAMWLSGRLTEEGDFRVISDGSAIPVLAFELVGQPGFTVFDVSHELRARGWQVPAYTMPDSASAVAVLRIVVREGFSADLARLLFDDILEVCNYLRRDDVAISSQAQHFAH is encoded by the coding sequence TCATTCCCGCGATGTGATCTCTCCCGCCTACACCGGACGCCTGGCCACCAACCCCATTCCCGCGCTGCGCCTGCCCAGTCATGAGATGGATCCGCAAGCCGCCTATCGGTTCATCCACGACGAGCTCATGCTCGACGGCAGTTCGCGGCTGAATCTCGCGACGTTCGTGACGACGTGGATGGATCCCGAGGCGGGCACGCTGATGGCGGAAACGTTCGACAAGAACCTCATCGACAAGGACGAGTACCCCGCCACCTCCGCGATCGAACAGCGCTGCGTGAACATGGTCGCGGCGTTGTTCAACGCACCCGGGCTCTCCGACACCGACCCGGCGTCGGCGACCGGCGTCTCGACGATCGGCTCGAGCGAGGCGGTGATGCTCGCCGGGCTCGCGCTCAAATGGCGCTGGCGCAAGGCCCGCGAGCGCGCGGGTTTCGACGCGACCAAGCCGAGACTGGTCATGGGAAGCAACGTTCAGGTGGTGTGGGAGAAGTTCTGCCGCTACTTCGATGTGGAACCGGTGTACCTGCCGATGGAGCCGGGCCGTTACGTGATCACGCCCGAACAGGTAGCGGCGGCGGTGGACGAGAACACCATTGGCGTCGTTGCGATCCTCGGCACCACCTACACCGGTGAGCTCGAACCGGTCGAGGAGATCGCGGAGGCTCTGGACCGGATCGCGGCCAGCGGCGGCCCCGACGTCCCGCTGCACGTGGACGCCGCCAGCGGCGGCTTCGTGGTGCCGTTTCTCGACCCGGATCTCTTGTGGGACTTCCGCATTCCACGTGTGGTGTCGATCAATGTGAGCGGCCACAAATACGGCCTGACCTACCCCGGTATCGGGTTCGTGGTCTGGCGCGACAGTGAGCAACTACCCGAGGAACTGGTGTTCCGGGTCAACTACCTCGGCGGCGACATGCCCACCTTCACCCTCAACTTCTCGCGGCCCGGCAACCAGATCGTGGGCCAGTACTACAACTTCCTGCGCCTCGGGCACGCCGGCTACCGCAACATCATGAAGTCGCTGCGTAGCACCGCAATGTGGTTGAGCGGCAGGCTCACCGAGGAAGGTGACTTCCGGGTGATCAGTGATGGCTCGGCCATCCCGGTGCTCGCGTTCGAACTCGTCGGCCAGCCCGGATTCACGGTCTTCGACGTATCGCACGAGCTGCGGGCCCGGGGCTGGCAGGTGCCGGCCTACACGATGCCCGACAGCGCCAGCGCCGTCGCGGTGCTGCGGATCGTGGTCCGGGAGGGTTTCAGCGCAGACCTCGCCCGCCTGCTGTTCGACGACATCCTCGAGGTGTGCAACTACCTGCGCCGGGACGATGTCGCAATCAGCTCTCAGGCCCAGCACTTCGCACACTAG
- a CDS encoding CoA transferase, protein MSQSEPLAGVRVVTLAINLPGPLAVARLCALGASVVKVEPPAGDPLRFATPQWYDELAKGQRIVALDLKDPADRAQFDAELADAHLLVTSMRPSALRNLGLAELAKTHPHLSHVEIVGHDGPQAELPGHDLTYQAAHGTLVPPTMPTVPIVDFLGAERAVSAALLGLMTSTNSATGSHHRVVLEDAAEHAGAAVRYGLMGADAPLSGANPAYGIYATADGHVALAAIEPHFWTRTRAALGVNGTHEEIANVLATRTTNEWEEIAQRMDIPLAGIRESPRAETN, encoded by the coding sequence ATGTCACAGTCCGAACCTCTCGCGGGCGTGCGTGTCGTCACGCTCGCCATCAACCTGCCCGGTCCACTCGCCGTGGCACGGCTGTGCGCTTTGGGCGCCTCGGTGGTGAAGGTCGAGCCGCCGGCCGGAGATCCACTGCGGTTCGCGACACCGCAGTGGTACGACGAGCTCGCGAAGGGTCAGCGGATCGTGGCACTCGACCTCAAGGACCCGGCCGACCGGGCACAGTTCGACGCCGAGCTTGCCGACGCCCACCTGCTGGTCACCTCGATGCGCCCATCGGCGCTGCGCAATCTCGGGCTTGCCGAACTCGCGAAGACACATCCGCACCTGTCGCACGTGGAAATCGTCGGACACGACGGGCCACAGGCAGAACTGCCCGGCCACGACCTGACGTATCAGGCTGCTCACGGAACACTCGTGCCACCGACCATGCCGACTGTGCCGATCGTCGACTTCCTCGGAGCCGAGAGAGCCGTCTCTGCTGCGTTGCTCGGACTGATGACGTCCACGAATTCCGCTACGGGAAGCCATCATCGGGTCGTGCTCGAGGACGCAGCCGAGCACGCGGGTGCCGCAGTCCGGTACGGGTTGATGGGCGCAGACGCTCCACTCAGCGGTGCCAACCCGGCGTACGGCATCTACGCCACGGCCGACGGTCACGTTGCCCTGGCGGCCATAGAGCCGCATTTCTGGACCCGGACTCGTGCGGCGTTGGGGGTGAACGGTACCCACGAGGAGATCGCGAACGTCCTGGCCACACGTACGACGAACGAGTGGGAGGAAATCGCCCAACGCATGGACATTCCTCTGGCCGGAATCCGTGAATCTCCTCGAGCAGAGACGAATTGA